In Blastopirellula sp. J2-11, a single genomic region encodes these proteins:
- a CDS encoding putative Ig domain-containing protein, with translation MRSICTLLMIVFGVCRVSAQDSVQREPFQPDEHTIALYHFDEGEGNETHDAMGDQELTLHAIKQALWSEHPGFGAAARFERRKDDANLLLGPINNDKLHLRSCTKEWTVEAWVRYTGKGGQDNGHTLACICGTDDEGFGLPLGMRGGWNFALYNGPKKGPLKNGISPSARFMGSPRGNDPNHDTSGLLFPDRSPDSYTGAKPAFITDNQWRHVAWQFRYSDQTHFFLLDGQVVRRMGFPLEKTRLRKVKNDAEDVCVPFTVGGLVHSQDPPFYINYGNFAGEIDELRISNVMRYPVAEHLSIIGQELPTAGLNVPYSVQLSADVPRGDVSWEIIEGQAPAGLKLDSSTGLLHGKAAVAVEPQTFVVRAIDQADQSDQHAFSLGVERGRIATSSLPPAFPDHPYQATLKSEHMAGPVQWAVRSGQVPQGIQLNANTGQLQGAPTDVGNATICFEVTDANGLKEDITLTLRVLPEELRVLGPDEHTVVLYDWQGPNGRIMPDLMGDKDLTLTWTNMGGDRRVSWPGREGRFPQDTGHGEHGWVTSTKGNPKLDLKTCADAWTVEAWVRRGGAFQGFGNTNEPFHFGHICGSYDTTAKGVWELYLSDINSPDGSMAPGLHFCGEQPDQALMNLHPWHRPEGIVGDPKDAAIRDTEWHHVAWQYNYAEDLHQLFLDGKLIWRMNSPDGRKLVNNRQHDAQFSIISRIKGWARLGGAFNFGGFGHFFGQVGEIRISNVRRYGDGTSR, from the coding sequence ATGCGATCTATTTGCACTTTATTGATGATAGTGTTCGGCGTCTGCCGTGTCAGCGCTCAGGACTCTGTCCAGCGAGAACCGTTCCAGCCAGATGAGCATACGATTGCGCTCTATCATTTCGATGAGGGCGAAGGCAACGAAACTCATGATGCGATGGGGGATCAGGAACTTACCCTGCACGCAATCAAGCAGGCGTTATGGAGTGAACATCCCGGATTCGGCGCCGCGGCGCGATTCGAGCGTAGGAAGGATGACGCCAATCTGCTGTTGGGGCCGATAAATAACGACAAGCTTCATCTGCGCAGCTGTACCAAGGAGTGGACAGTTGAAGCTTGGGTGCGTTATACGGGCAAGGGAGGTCAGGATAATGGGCACACCCTTGCGTGCATCTGCGGCACTGACGACGAAGGCTTTGGGCTCCCTCTCGGAATGCGTGGCGGTTGGAACTTTGCACTCTACAATGGCCCCAAAAAAGGCCCGTTGAAGAACGGCATCTCACCATCTGCGCGTTTCATGGGCTCGCCACGCGGCAACGATCCGAATCACGATACCAGTGGCCTCCTTTTCCCCGATCGCAGTCCGGACAGCTACACCGGCGCGAAGCCCGCGTTTATTACCGACAACCAATGGCGCCATGTGGCTTGGCAGTTTCGCTATTCGGACCAAACGCATTTCTTCTTGCTCGATGGTCAAGTCGTCAGAAGAATGGGATTTCCTTTAGAAAAGACTCGGCTAAGAAAAGTTAAGAATGACGCTGAAGACGTTTGCGTCCCATTCACCGTTGGCGGCTTGGTTCATTCGCAAGATCCTCCCTTCTATATCAATTATGGAAACTTCGCAGGCGAAATCGACGAATTACGTATCTCTAACGTCATGCGTTACCCGGTTGCAGAGCATTTGTCGATCATCGGTCAAGAGCTTCCGACGGCTGGGTTGAATGTTCCCTACTCGGTCCAACTCTCGGCTGACGTTCCCAGGGGGGATGTAAGCTGGGAGATCATCGAAGGTCAAGCTCCTGCCGGATTAAAACTCGACAGCAGCACCGGTTTGCTACACGGCAAGGCTGCTGTCGCTGTTGAACCACAGACTTTTGTGGTTCGGGCAATCGACCAAGCGGATCAGTCGGACCAACACGCTTTTTCACTTGGTGTGGAGCGAGGACGAATTGCCACCAGTTCGTTGCCGCCAGCTTTTCCGGACCATCCTTACCAGGCGACTCTGAAATCCGAACACATGGCTGGTCCCGTTCAATGGGCGGTGCGCAGCGGTCAAGTCCCTCAAGGCATTCAACTCAACGCCAATACAGGGCAGCTGCAGGGGGCGCCGACCGATGTCGGCAATGCGACCATTTGTTTTGAGGTTACCGACGCGAATGGACTCAAGGAAGACATCACTCTCACCCTCCGGGTATTGCCAGAAGAGCTTCGAGTCCTTGGCCCCGATGAGCACACAGTCGTCTTGTACGACTGGCAGGGGCCGAATGGTCGGATAATGCCTGACCTAATGGGCGACAAGGATCTCACCCTCACCTGGACCAACATGGGAGGCGACAGACGCGTCTCTTGGCCTGGTCGCGAAGGCCGCTTTCCCCAAGATACCGGACATGGAGAGCACGGCTGGGTGACCTCAACCAAGGGAAACCCGAAACTAGATTTGAAAACGTGTGCAGATGCATGGACTGTGGAGGCATGGGTTCGACGAGGTGGAGCGTTTCAAGGGTTTGGTAATACCAACGAGCCATTCCATTTTGGGCACATCTGCGGCAGCTACGACACGACCGCTAAAGGCGTTTGGGAGCTCTACCTTTCCGATATCAATTCGCCCGACGGAAGCATGGCGCCTGGCCTCCATTTTTGCGGCGAACAACCGGATCAGGCATTGATGAACCTCCACCCTTGGCATCGCCCTGAAGGCATCGTGGGAGATCCGAAAGATGCCGCCATTCGTGATACGGAATGGCATCACGTAGCTTGGCAGTACAACTATGCCGAAGATCTACATCAACTGTTTCTTGACGGCAAGCTGATCTGGCGGATGAACAGTCCCGATGGACGGAAGCTCGTCAATAATCGTCAGCACGATGCGCAGTTTAGCA